In Ursus arctos isolate Adak ecotype North America unplaced genomic scaffold, UrsArc2.0 scaffold_10, whole genome shotgun sequence, the DNA window agtgCCTGATGAGTAGCACAGGTGTCtctgtgatggaaatgttctagaagtTGTGCAACACTCTGAATATACCTGATGGCATCTCGATATACAATTGAAATTTTATGTAAACTCAAATTCTActttatttaaagaacaaaatatattaagcCACAATACAGGGGTATTAAACACACAAGAATGACGAAGAGTGCAACGACAGGGAAGGCGAAGGCATCCTTTGGGGCTGCAGCCAGCACGAGCTGCTGCTCTGGGGCCAGGGCTGGTTCCTCCACTGAGGCAGGGGGTTGCTCAGGCCCGGCAGCAACCCCAGTAGCAGGGGCAGGACCCTGCTCGACCTCCGGGACAGGCAAAGTTTCAGCTGGCTCTCCCAGCTCAGGAGAATGAATTAGAGCTGTGACTACCAGCTGCACTGGCCCGGCCATGGCAAGTGGTATCGCTGCTCTGTCTGACTGCTGAGCTCCGGCAGCAGTGATGGGTTCAGCCAGCTcgggctctgaagctgcagcggGCACCACAGTGGCTGCTGGGGCGAGTTCTTGCTGTGGTTCAGGGTCTTGCTGTGGGGCTGGTGCTGtagctccaagaagagaaagtatcaTCAGCATGATTGGCTTTCCATGTCCCTTCTAAATAGAGGAAATTTTCCCACCAGCCAATGTTGTCTGAGTCCAAGAACCAATCCCTGGGAGGTCTTCCTGGACTGTAGCCCACAGGGACAGGGATCTGAGACTACTCACTGCTCTCGGCCCAAGCACAGGCGATGGAGGCTAGCTCTGTGTGGCCCACCCTGTCCCCTCCACAGGCCCACAGCTGTCATCCCccatcctcctcacccccagcctctggctccGTGGGCTCAAGGTGTTGCAGCTGTGAGAGCAGAAGCTGGGTATGgcgctccaggtctgagcctggcataTTGAGTGCCATATATGCCAGCAGCATCTTCAGGCAAGGAAACTCTGGGGGCTGGAAAAAGTCCCGGGAATATTGGCCCAGCCAGGTGTCCAGGATGCAGGCGATGGCCCTGGCGACAGACAGGTAAGCAGAGGAGTCAGACGACAGGGCACCGTCCCACACAGATgtcccagggaacccctgtgggaacctgggcccctgggcctcCAGCTCCTGACTGTCAGAGGCCTGTCCTACTCCTTGTCCACCTGGGATCTGGCAATCCTGCCTGAGATAGGCCTGGTCACAGAGGAGGGGCTGGCAAAAAGCCTttgtgagtgggagtccttgatCAACGGTGTGACCATCGGTGTCCTTCTTGGGGGAGCTGGACGCACTCAGTCTGTCTCTTTGCCCACTTGCCACTTGAATTCAACTGCACGCAGCCAGGGAGGGGTGGTGTCTGGCCTGTACATTGCCCTCACTGCACACAGCACTGCTCTGTGAATGTCCAACCAAGGAGAGAACAAAGGGATTCTGTCTCTAGCCAGGctttcccaggaccctcccaatACCCCAAACTTTACCTCctgtgcctacgtgctgcctcatTCACTAGGTGCCATGAGTGGGTCTCCTTCCACTGACGCTAATCTCCCACGGAGTGGGGGACGTCTGGTCCCTGAACACTCACTGGGTCTCCTGAGCACCTTCTGAACACCCAGTGTCCAGGTTCCGACAGATTACTGCGTGTGATGGTCCCCAcaccctttgttctgggtcccaggattggggtagagacagggctgggagggggcggggatggggaatgactctctTAGGGGCTGAAGCggtcctccagccccctctgctctcccacggTGCCTACGCCCCTCCCACAGCTGCCCAGGACCCCTTCCCTTTTTCCAGAAGAAGCCTTCAGACCTTTACCCTAAAACAGGAATCGCAGGTGTGTGGGATGGGGGTCCAGAAGGCCCTCCAACTTAcggtcccctcgctgccctcatGGAGAGGGAAGGCCCTCCTGTATTAGCCAAAGCTCTCACTCACGTGTTACACTGCTTCTGGGCTCCGCCGAGATCATCACAGTCAGAGAGAACGCACCCATATCTAGaggaggccgggggggggggcatcacaTGCAGTGTCCTGTGGCTGCTACCTCTAAACAtgtctagtgtcactgtctgacccccgactagtctggagccctggggtgctgtCTGCTCCATGCAGGGATCACAGTCAGCTCCTAGAGAAAGCGCCTGCACTGAGTGGGGCTTCCTGAATGCTTGATGAATGAAAGGGGCCCAACCAGCCCCACCACAAATATCTGAGTGGGTCTGGGCCCCCTGCTCACCCCCAGGGATCCCTGCTCTGGtttcacccaggacacagaccccaggTGGAGTCTCAAATCTCCCTTTCAAATGGCAAAACAGCTCAGCTCAAGACCTCGGTGATAGTGAGGGATGAGGCAGAGGCTTCATCACGAGGAGCGGGACAATGATAAATGAGCACAACCACAGCCCCTCTAGCAGACCTTTCCGCAGGCCCAGGCACCCAAGTGTACTTTCCCTAAAGGACACCACTGAGTCCCtataataactctgccccagtcagaggagcaaactgaggctcggaCAAGTTTGGTGACATTCCCAAGACTCACAACCACTAGGTGGCCAAATCCCACTGGACTGCTAGGGGCAGGGTGTTCACCTTGTAAACAGGAGGTCCAGCACCTCTTGGGTGGTGGCAAATGCCCTGTATGTGCCCAGGAATGTGGAGATGTAGCTGAAGTCTCTGCCTAGGAAGGCGGGCaccaggtgttctactcgcttcttcagcaggtCAGCCCGGTTGGTCCAGAGCACGCAGGGCTCATTCGTCTTCATGGTTGAGCCGTTTTTACCCTGAAGTGAAACAGAGGAGACATGCAGTCAGCACTGTAGCCACCAGGAGGGTTGGGAGTTGGAGCGCAGACCAAACCCCAAGATCTCGGTGACTTATGGCAAGAGGGGGAACAAGAGGGCCTACggtagaaaaaagaataaggtgCCCAGGTGGTTCGTTGGGTTAATCGTaagactcctggtttcggctcaggtcatgatctcaatgtcctgagatcgagctcctcGTCGGGCTCCGTCCttagggcagagtctgcttgaggattctgtctctccctctgcttctccccactctcgagccctgcctctctctcaaatcatcTATCCACCAATCGATCGATACttctttaaggaaaaaggaaaaagcttcTTGGCATCCGCACAAGGAATTGAAGTAGGTGATATCTGAATATGTTAGTATCTCAGATCAGATTGTTAGCTGAGTATTGATAGCACCTCCCTGCGTGAATGGCGTTGATCCTGTGATTTCTGACAACATATTCCATTCttcagatgagaacacagagacgTTTTCTTAGGTGAGAGGGCTCAGGATATTAGGGCAAGTAGGATGTTTAgtgcagcactgtgagttggcaacagaagggaatcacatcaAAGTCCTGCATcagtgaagggctcaatggctgtgGTAACTGActggccttctggaatgttgggCAGCACAATGAGACCCCTGCTCCTCACCCTGGAGGGGTCCCAGGGATGTGGTctttcacaaccaaagggcagagccagAGACAGTGCCATGAGCCCCATGTGCCTTTGGGGAAGAGTCTCCCAACTCACCATGTTCAGGTGCAAGACTTGCAGAAGAACGGGGACCCCTAGGAGCACTAGTTAGGAAAATGCATAGCACAGCGCAAGGCGATTCTAGATGAATGGGATGAGACGTGGTTTAAAGGCTCTTTTCTGATATTCCTACAAATATGTGGAGAGTGACTCTGCATCTGGCcaaggcaggggcagggccctgagggcaagtttggggaggagatggggatgcAGAGTCCTATGGGAGCAGGACTCTAGGAGGGAGCCCAGGGAAGTAGCAGGCTGGCTTCTGGACCTGGGGCCCCTTTGCTGCATTGGGGCCTTGGGGGTTGGGTCACCCCAGCACCcgcactcaccctgagccagtgCCGGTCTCTGTTGGCACTGTGGGGCACCTTCCTGTCCTTCGAGGAGGTAGAGCAGAGGATCTCATCATCCAGCTCCTGCCCCAtgtcctgtgtggagctctgtaaagacagtgtgTGTCAGCCAGGCAGGAGGCCTCAGAGCCCTGTCTGGCtacctttgctggtcctcagaccccgGGGACGGCGttccagacacaccacaccccagcATGCACACAGCTCCACcaaggagagaaaagtgacacagcttcaggcccttggattcactctggcacAGGtaagaggcacctcaggaatcctctttccaccctgcccaccacGACATTGGAGTGAACATGAAGGAatcaccagggtatccactgccccgcaacctcctccagcccagggcaggaCCTCCCCACATGTCCCTTTTTCCCTGAACCTCAAGAGAAAGGGATGGGGTTACCCTGGgatggctcagagaggtgacctggcctggcctaggcttCCCCGTATTACCTTATGACCCCTCCTACCAAATGCCCTCAGGCATCGGGGGCGAGGTTTGAGCCAATGTCTGCAGCATGAGAGTAAGCCGTtaccctggggtttctggaagccagagccccgggaAGTGGGcaagcagcaagagaacatctttcactatcaaatgtctccagccaagtgagcctgatatgggactgcactagaatgtgggtgcctggttacGGGGTTCCAAATTCTGTTGGGGTCTGTGGTCAAGGAAGTGACTTCACtgcctgggatcccctccctgagtccactcCTGGATTGACATCTACCCAAATAATGCTCTGGGCTGCCcgctgctcatcccctttctgcatgcaaGGCCACATCTGTATACAGTAacaccaacacacccctctccacagcccccagggaaggtctgggtacagCCAGGGCACCAATTGGAAACACACCTGGTTTCAGACACAACTCTCCATTCTTACCTGTTTTTGACCCTGGATATGCCAtcgtgcctgtcagggatggtctgtgtcttgtcTGTACAATACAGATTATTCTAGCATGTATTTCCTCCAGACGTCCACAGGCATACATGGGATAATATCTAGGAGGTTGGAGGAGTGGTGTCACATGTAGGAAATACCTCCAACcacattttcctcctcttctcaccttctctgaggcTGCTACTGGTCAGATCCTGCCCCACAGTCCCTactggtatgtgtgtgtgtgtgtgtgtgtgtgtgtgtgtgtgtgtgcgcgcacgtgagCACGTGCACACTCGCtcttgtgtgcacacatgtgttcaTCAGTGCTCACGTTCTGgaggcccagaagatgacagcCCCACCTACAGAGGGATGAGCAATAGCTTCCCAAgatcttaggctttctaatttccgaAGCAAACCCTAAAGAAGGGATTGGAGCCTTGGCCCAAGAAGGTCAGAatccacccttacccctagagaCTGCCTGTCCTGTGCTGCAACCATCACCTCCTTTCCAATGGGTGTGATGTGGCTAGGGGTCCACTCAGTGGGTTGCCAtgacctgggctcctcctcagacaagAAGGTGCTGGAATGCCTCCTCTCTAGGATATCAATGCTCACCCTCGCCCCCATGCCATCTCCATGTCTATAGCCACTTACTTCAACACAACCTTTTCCGGAGCCCCCAGTGAATGCTTAGGTGCAGCCTGGATCTTCACCTTCTCTCCTCACTGGCTCCCTCGGATGCCCAACTCCTGTGTACACATCCGTGTGTAACCCCCTCCCCTGGAGTGTGGTCTGTACTTAGTGATTCACTTCCATTCCACAGAACATGGCACCATGACCCAAAGCTCCTTCCAAGATTTGGTTATAAAAGCTCAGTGCCCAGCCCCGTGTTGACTCTGACCCCTGTTCTCTCTCAGATCCCTGCACTGGGGAATGAGCCCCTATGTTCAACCATGGCACAGTCACGTGCACATGGCCTAGCACTGAAGGCCAACAACAGACAGAAGAACTCAGGCCTTGGAGATagactgaatcctgccaacacccGTAAGTGAGCTCAGGTTCCAAGAGAAGCAGGTCCTGCCTTGGTGTTGTCAACAGCCCCAACCTACTGAGAGGCTCTGGCAGGAGCCCCCCACTGAGCACCGCTGAGACTGTGAGACAGTAAGTGTTTCTGGGTTAAGCCACTGAGTGTGGGAAAATGTGGCCACACAGCACTAGGAGCAGGACCCTGAAACTGTCgacctgccccaggccctgcccctccttcccttcctctctgctctcctcctcagcttcctccagccaccctggcctcctttCTAACCTCCACTCTGACAACAAGTTCTGCCCCCAATCCTCTGCATCATTGAGCTCCCTGCCAGGCTAAATATACTCAGATTTGTGCAGGGCTGTCTCCCTCTTTTCCTGACACAGGAAATCTCAATGTCATGTCAGCACAGCCTTGTCAGACCCCTCACCTGGTGGAGCTCAGGA includes these proteins:
- the LOC113251019 gene encoding ral guanine nucleotide dissociation stimulator-like; translation: MGQELDDEILCSTSSKDRKVPHSANRDRHWLRGKNGSTMKTNEPCVLWTNRADLLKKRVEHLVPAFLGRDFSYISTFLGTYRAFATTQEVLDLLFTRYGCVLSDCDDLGGAQKQCNTAIACILDTWLGQYSRDFFQPPEFPCLKMLLAYMALNMPGSDLERHTQLLLSQLQHLEPTEPEAGAPAPQQDPEPQQELAPAATVVPAAASEPELAEPITAAGAQQSDRAAIPLAMAGPVQLVVTALIHSPELGEPAETLPVPEVEQGPAPATGVAAGPEQPPASVEEPALAPEQQLVLAAAPKDAFAFPVVALFVILVCLIPLYCGLIYFVL